The Pelotomaculum isophthalicicum JI genomic sequence AACAGGGAATTCAGCAGCATATTTGTGATATTCTCGAGGGTGGAGAGAAAGCATTTGATTTGAGAAAGAATAAATATCGGATATGAATATGGCATCTTTTTTCACCTAACTTCTCATCATAATTTGTCGAAATCTGTCGTATGTGAGACTGGAAGTATAAATTTGCCATTGCGGTAATCTTATGCTTCTTTTTAGTGTGGCGAACTAGTAATACTAACCAAACTTACCAATTGATTAACCCATGTCAATTCCTCCGTCCCCTTGACACCCTAAAAATTACAAATTAAACCAAGACTTTTTGTTTTGTGCGTATATGCAATGCGGGTCTGCAAAAAATTTTCTATAGTGAATGAACTACTTCTCAAAATATAGAAGGAGCCGGCAAAGATAAAGAAGAAGTAAAATTTATGAAACATTGTGAATTATATTTTCTATCCATAATACGATCATGCTTGTATTATAATTTGCAAAGGAGATGATGGTGTATGCAGCACCGCGTTGTTACCGAGTATTCTAACGAATTACATCAACTGCTGGTTTCCGTATCAAAACATTTTTATTTTGGCAGTGACGGCAATGTAAGATACCAGGAAAAACCCATGGATGTAAATATAAAAAATTGTTACAAATCCAGGAAAGAGCACCTTGTATACTATATTTTACGGGACCACTTCAGCGGGACCTTCACTTTCCAGATTGCTACCACCAAAAGACTTGTCCCTCTTGCCGATTTCTTGCATTATGCCTGGAGTGAAGATGTGGGAGAAGAAAAATTCATCTGGGGGATGCCCGACTTTATTTTCATACCCCAGATGATTACCATGGACGGGCTCTTTTCCGGATTGAACAATATTCATGTTAATCCCTTGCATCCTCCCAGTGGTTTTGCTTCGGGAATTAGAATCATCAGGGATATTGAAGATAGTCTGTCTTTCTTTATGAACAGAACCGTAGACCATAGATTGGAGGGCATGAGCAAATTACGGTTTGAAGTATATGACTACCTCATTAATTCATCTTATCGAGATAACATATTTGTTAAATGGCAGACAAACCTGCCTTCCGAAGGGCATCCCAGAATTGTGCCCCCTTATCCCGATTTTATCCGCCTCTTTTCTAAAGGTGACGCCGGGAACTCCGGTTTGGTCCTGGTGGGTAAGGAACAGAAGGACAAGGGTGTTCAACAGGAAAAGCAAAAGCTGAAAAAGAAAAAAGCAGCCCCTGATTATCCCTCATTTTCCGAGGAAAAACTCAGCCAAGCCCAAGAATTGATCTATGACGCTTGGGAAGAACCGAACAGGCAAAAATGCCTTGCCTTGGCCCGTAAAGCATTGCGCATTTCGCCTTACTGTGCCGATGCCTATAATCTGTTGGCTGAAAAAAGCGAATCCATGGAAGAACGTCAGGATTTATACCAAAAAGGGGTACAAGCCGGTCGCACAGCCTTGGGGGATTTATTTTTTAAAAAACATGCCGGCCATTTCTGGGGATATCTTGAAACCCGGCCTTATATGAGGGCTTTGGCTGGTTTGTCGGAATGTCTTTGGAAGAACGGGCAGCGACAGAAAGCTATCGGAAACTATCAAAAGATGTTGCAATTAAATCCCAACGATAACCAGGGAATCCGCTACATTTTGATCAACTGCCTGCTGGCCGAAGCAATGGATGGGGAGGCTGAAAAACTCCTGTCGGAGTATCAGGAGTCATCATGCTTTATGTTATACAGTCAGGCCCTCTTGTCCTTTCGGAACTTAGACCGTGGCAAGTCCACCAAGCGTCTAAAGCAGGCCATTGACTCCAACCGATATGTGCCTAACTACTTGTTAGGGTTAAAGCGCATTCCCTGGTTTCTTCCTGCTGGATATTCGTGGGGAAGTGAGGAAGAGGCTGTCTTATATGCTTCTGACGCCTATGATGTGTGGAAAGATACGTCGGGTGCTTTAGATTGGCTGGCTGATGAAATTAAGAATGGTCCCATGGAGAATTAAACACTTCCACTGGTTGAATAAAATAACCGAGAAAATAAAGAGCAAAGTAGTTGTCAAACTTTAAAGAATTGATATAATAAAAAGTAGGGAAAGTAGGATTTTTTGAATAACAAGGAGGTTTTAAAAATGGCTACAAACCAGCCGATTGTAGATAATGCCAAAATTATGGCAAAAGGTCAGGTAACAATTCCCAAAGATATACGGGACATGCTCAAATTAGCTGAGGGTGAAAGAGTGACATTCATTTGCCAGGGCGATTATGCTATTGTTATGAACTCTGCTATTTATGCAATGAAAACCCTTCAAAAAGAAATGCAAGGAAAATTTGAAGCTGTGGGAATCAACTCGGACGACAATATAAATGATTTGGTTAAAGAAATACGGCAGGAGATTGAAGGTAGATGAGGATAATGGTTGATACCAATATCATTATTTCTGCCATTCGCAACCCCAATGGAACTCCCTTTGCCGCTTATGCAAAAGCGGCTCAACCACCATATAAAATTGTCTTGTGTGATCAAATTGTTGATGAAGTACGAAAAGTTTTTAATAGGAAATTCCCTGATAGTGTACCTTTGATAGAAAGATTTTTTACGTGGGCACTTTTTGAAGTAGTAAGCACGCCCAGTCA encodes the following:
- a CDS encoding AbrB/MazE/SpoVT family DNA-binding domain-containing protein, with amino-acid sequence MATNQPIVDNAKIMAKGQVTIPKDIRDMLKLAEGERVTFICQGDYAIVMNSAIYAMKTLQKEMQGKFEAVGINSDDNINDLVKEIRQEIEGR
- a CDS encoding putative toxin-antitoxin system toxin component, PIN family, whose amino-acid sequence is MRIMVDTNIIISAIRNPNGTPFAAYAKAAQPPYKIVLCDQIVDEVRKVFNRKFPDSVPLIERFFTWALFEVVSTPSQEEVNEKENMIRDVNDRPILRAALMAKVDVLITGDKDFLESGIKIPKIVTAADFIKDF
- a CDS encoding tetratricopeptide repeat protein is translated as MQHRVVTEYSNELHQLLVSVSKHFYFGSDGNVRYQEKPMDVNIKNCYKSRKEHLVYYILRDHFSGTFTFQIATTKRLVPLADFLHYAWSEDVGEEKFIWGMPDFIFIPQMITMDGLFSGLNNIHVNPLHPPSGFASGIRIIRDIEDSLSFFMNRTVDHRLEGMSKLRFEVYDYLINSSYRDNIFVKWQTNLPSEGHPRIVPPYPDFIRLFSKGDAGNSGLVLVGKEQKDKGVQQEKQKLKKKKAAPDYPSFSEEKLSQAQELIYDAWEEPNRQKCLALARKALRISPYCADAYNLLAEKSESMEERQDLYQKGVQAGRTALGDLFFKKHAGHFWGYLETRPYMRALAGLSECLWKNGQRQKAIGNYQKMLQLNPNDNQGIRYILINCLLAEAMDGEAEKLLSEYQESSCFMLYSQALLSFRNLDRGKSTKRLKQAIDSNRYVPNYLLGLKRIPWFLPAGYSWGSEEEAVLYASDAYDVWKDTSGALDWLADEIKNGPMEN